A single Curtobacterium sp. MCJR17_020 DNA region contains:
- a CDS encoding endonuclease/exonuclease/phosphatase family protein, translating to MSSATRPIVLMTYNIKNPDPEHDWPGRLPVLLDVIRRHDPDLVCVQEAFAHQLDDLRAGLPDHADVGQGREGGTAGEHPAVFYRRDRFRPTDEGSFWLSDTPDEPVSNTWGSLFPRIANHAVFLDTNGPAVTVLTTHLDHELGEHGDEVRGKSAALIVERLARETGPVIVAGDCNEPAGAGTASRVFADAGFDDTWLLAGDPEDRTATFNDWQPPVDTGERIDWVLTRGVAGVARVVIDHDGPETWFASDHFPVIATIRV from the coding sequence GCACGACTGGCCGGGCCGGCTCCCCGTGCTCCTCGACGTCATCCGCCGGCACGACCCCGACCTGGTGTGCGTGCAGGAGGCCTTCGCGCACCAGCTCGACGACCTGCGCGCCGGGCTGCCGGACCACGCGGACGTCGGACAGGGGCGTGAGGGCGGCACCGCGGGGGAGCACCCGGCGGTGTTCTACCGACGTGACCGGTTCCGACCGACCGACGAGGGGTCGTTCTGGCTGTCGGACACCCCGGACGAGCCGGTCTCGAACACGTGGGGCAGCCTGTTCCCCCGCATCGCGAACCACGCCGTGTTCCTGGACACCAACGGGCCGGCCGTCACGGTGCTCACCACGCACCTGGACCACGAACTCGGCGAGCACGGCGACGAGGTGCGCGGGAAGAGCGCGGCGCTCATCGTCGAACGGCTCGCACGGGAGACCGGTCCGGTCATCGTCGCCGGGGACTGCAACGAGCCGGCCGGAGCCGGAACCGCGTCACGGGTCTTCGCCGACGCCGGGTTCGACGACACCTGGCTGCTCGCGGGCGACCCGGAGGACCGGACCGCGACGTTCAACGACTGGCAACCGCCGGTGGACACCGGGGAGCGCATCGACTGGGTGCTGACCCGCGGGGTCGCCGGCGTCGCCCGGGTCGTCATCGACCACGACGGGCCGGAGACGTGGTTCGCCAGCGATCACTTCCCGGTGATCGCGACGATCCGCGTCTGA
- a CDS encoding gamma-glutamyltransferase codes for MAAATHWIATATAQSVLERGGNAFDAAVAGAFVLHVVEPHLNGPGGDLTAVFATASDPTPVVLVGQGPAPAGATPEHYRAEGLDLVPGSGALAATVPGAVDAWLLLLRDHGTWELADVLAPAIGYARDGHPVAAGVVRTITAVQGLFRGHWPTSATQWLPGGTAPVAGDLVRNEALATVLDRLLDAGDGSGSRTARIDAARSEWAEGFVAEAIDRFVRETHRHASGTDHAGVIRASDLAAFRASYEPAATAEFRGCTIAKTGPWGQGPALLQTLRLLDPLDDALLDPSTSVGAHTIVEAQKLAMADREAFYGDGDVPLDVLLSDAYTDERRALIGERASAELRPGMIPGAERAMPPARTSYSAGDGAGLGEPTVQVARDTERAPVAPVAPVEDRGEPFVAPDGETRGDTCHIDVVDRWGNIVSATPSGGWLQSSPTIPELGFCLGTRLQMTWLEPGTASTLRPGERPRTTLTPTLVLRDGAPVAAVGSPGGDQQDQWQLLFLLRWIVGGYTPQQAIDAPALHTTSFPGSFWPRTWEPAGLVVEDRIGDDVIAELEARGHVVTRAGDWSLGRLTCVTRDPATGVLGAAANPRGAQGYAAGR; via the coding sequence ATGGCGGCCGCGACGCACTGGATCGCGACCGCCACCGCACAGTCGGTGCTCGAACGCGGCGGCAACGCCTTCGACGCAGCCGTCGCGGGCGCGTTCGTCCTGCACGTGGTCGAACCGCACCTGAACGGCCCGGGCGGCGACCTGACGGCGGTGTTCGCGACGGCGTCTGACCCGACCCCGGTCGTGCTCGTCGGCCAGGGTCCGGCACCGGCCGGCGCGACGCCCGAGCACTACCGCGCCGAGGGCCTCGACCTCGTCCCCGGCTCCGGCGCGCTCGCCGCCACCGTCCCGGGTGCCGTCGACGCGTGGCTGCTGCTGCTCCGCGACCACGGCACGTGGGAGCTCGCCGACGTCCTCGCCCCGGCGATCGGCTACGCCCGTGACGGCCACCCGGTCGCAGCCGGGGTGGTCCGGACGATCACCGCCGTGCAGGGCCTGTTCCGTGGCCACTGGCCCACGTCCGCCACGCAGTGGCTGCCAGGAGGCACCGCACCGGTCGCCGGGGACCTGGTGCGCAACGAGGCGCTGGCCACAGTGCTCGACCGGCTCCTCGACGCCGGTGACGGCTCCGGCAGCCGGACCGCCCGCATCGACGCCGCACGGAGCGAGTGGGCCGAGGGCTTCGTCGCCGAGGCCATCGACCGCTTCGTGCGGGAGACGCACCGACACGCGTCGGGGACCGACCACGCCGGGGTCATCCGGGCGTCGGACCTGGCGGCGTTCCGGGCGTCGTACGAGCCCGCCGCGACGGCGGAGTTCCGCGGCTGCACGATCGCGAAGACCGGGCCGTGGGGCCAGGGTCCGGCGCTCCTGCAGACCCTGCGACTGCTCGATCCGCTCGACGACGCACTGCTCGACCCGTCCACGTCGGTCGGCGCACACACCATCGTCGAGGCGCAGAAGCTCGCCATGGCCGACCGCGAGGCGTTCTACGGCGACGGTGACGTCCCGCTCGACGTGCTGCTCTCCGACGCGTACACCGACGAGCGGCGTGCGCTGATCGGCGAGCGGGCCTCGGCCGAGCTGCGTCCGGGAATGATCCCTGGCGCCGAGCGGGCGATGCCGCCGGCCCGGACGTCGTACTCCGCCGGCGACGGCGCTGGCCTCGGCGAACCCACCGTGCAGGTCGCGCGGGACACCGAGCGCGCGCCGGTCGCTCCGGTCGCTCCGGTCGAGGACCGCGGCGAGCCGTTCGTGGCCCCGGACGGCGAGACCCGGGGCGACACCTGCCACATCGACGTCGTGGACCGCTGGGGCAACATCGTCAGCGCGACACCGTCCGGCGGCTGGCTGCAGTCGTCGCCGACGATCCCGGAGCTCGGGTTCTGCCTGGGCACCCGGCTGCAGATGACCTGGCTCGAACCGGGCACGGCGTCGACGCTCCGCCCCGGCGAGCGCCCCCGCACGACCCTGACGCCGACCCTGGTGCTCCGTGACGGCGCACCAGTGGCCGCGGTCGGTTCACCCGGCGGCGACCAGCAGGACCAGTGGCAGCTGCTGTTCCTGCTGCGGTGGATCGTCGGCGGGTACACCCCGCAGCAGGCGATCGACGCCCCGGCGCTGCACACGACGTCGTTCCCGGGGTCGTTCTGGCCGCGCACGTGGGAGCCGGCGGGCCTCGTGGTCGAGGACCGGATCGGCGACGACGTCATCGCGGAACTCGAAGCCCGCGGACACGTCGTCACCCGCGCCGGCGACTGGAGCCTCGGCCGTCTGACCTGCGTCACCCGCGACCCGGCGACCGGTGTCCTCGGCGCGGCGGCGAACCCCCGCGGTGCGCAGGGCTACGCCGCGGGCCGCTGA
- a CDS encoding SRPBCC domain-containing protein — protein sequence MTEQFTAHATHRFAHPVADVYRAFVDPALLALWFGPLGFHVPVATVEVDARVGGAWNLTMVSNDNAEWSSPVTSTLEQIEENRIIVGTSTAHGIPGVEDGTALSLTLEFAEDGDGTIVTLTQGPFPEFMRDMNIAGWTQSFHKLEALLATPKEFFQQP from the coding sequence ATGACCGAACAGTTCACCGCCCACGCCACCCACCGCTTCGCCCACCCCGTCGCCGACGTCTACCGGGCGTTCGTCGACCCGGCGCTGCTCGCGCTCTGGTTCGGCCCCCTCGGCTTCCACGTCCCCGTCGCCACCGTCGAGGTCGACGCGCGGGTCGGTGGCGCCTGGAACCTCACGATGGTCAGCAACGACAACGCCGAGTGGTCGTCGCCCGTCACCTCGACCCTCGAGCAGATCGAGGAGAACCGGATCATCGTCGGGACCTCGACCGCGCACGGCATCCCCGGGGTCGAGGACGGCACCGCGCTGTCCCTGACGCTCGAGTTCGCCGAGGACGGCGACGGCACGATCGTCACCCTGACGCAGGGACCCTTCCCCGAGTTCATGCGCGACATGAACATCGCCGGCTGGACGCAGTCGTTCCACAAGCTCGAAGCACTGCTGGCGACACCGAAGGAGTTCTTCCAGCAGCCGTAG
- a CDS encoding threonine/serine exporter family protein, whose amino-acid sequence MAEQHFPGEPKPGRPHRPPRPRRRSLAQHDLRDARARLRGTIYEHVEPDAKGRDQYTAAQIVDFCLDLAEVMLASGADTRSVETAVVAVSTKWNLAPLDLDFSGSSVTLQYAPADIPPLVKVRTVSSDGSDLDRLARANQIVDDLIHDERDMTSGVSALVAVLRMPPRWPTWLADVGLSILGTSIAMQAGGGWRAGIGAFVLMFGIILSGRWLTGRGYPQFFVSGAQGAVASVIGTLAIGVGVLHPAGAATMVAALVVLLLPHVSLVTWAQDAISGFRAMAVARAFYIGLVIAAIVVGVPAGIAMTKWLHLEVDPSGIVTQALPLWASLSLTVVSAGANCFVQQASARVIPVAVVFSVAAGASLWGLRQLGLPLLGATFLAAVLLGVLSTYAAARMRTAVAAIAVPAFCGALLPGVAVSNALLNFMSGSSSAALDFVAAVSVALGIGAGLVLGGLFATPGARRALRRTRRVVVHSVHNDTTALRVIRDTGYDPGDGSVPRGSRSAPNGR is encoded by the coding sequence ATGGCCGAGCAGCACTTCCCCGGCGAACCCAAGCCGGGGCGCCCACACCGGCCGCCCCGCCCCCGACGCCGCAGCCTGGCGCAGCACGACCTGCGCGACGCCCGTGCCCGACTGCGCGGCACGATCTACGAGCACGTCGAACCCGACGCCAAGGGTCGCGACCAGTACACCGCCGCGCAGATCGTCGACTTCTGCCTCGACCTGGCCGAGGTGATGCTCGCCTCCGGCGCCGACACCCGCAGCGTCGAGACCGCCGTCGTCGCGGTGTCGACGAAGTGGAACCTGGCCCCGCTCGACCTCGACTTCTCCGGCAGTTCGGTGACGCTCCAGTACGCGCCGGCCGACATCCCGCCGCTCGTGAAGGTCCGGACGGTGAGTTCCGACGGCTCCGACCTCGACCGACTCGCACGTGCGAACCAGATCGTCGACGACCTGATCCACGACGAACGGGACATGACCTCGGGCGTGAGCGCCCTCGTGGCGGTGCTGCGGATGCCGCCGCGCTGGCCCACGTGGCTCGCCGACGTCGGGCTCTCGATCCTGGGGACCTCGATCGCGATGCAGGCCGGTGGCGGATGGCGAGCGGGCATCGGTGCCTTCGTGTTGATGTTCGGGATCATCCTGTCCGGGCGCTGGCTGACCGGTCGTGGCTACCCGCAGTTCTTCGTGTCCGGAGCGCAGGGAGCGGTCGCGTCGGTGATCGGCACCCTGGCCATCGGTGTGGGCGTCCTGCACCCGGCGGGTGCCGCCACGATGGTGGCGGCCCTGGTGGTGCTGCTCCTGCCGCACGTCTCGCTCGTGACGTGGGCGCAGGACGCGATATCCGGCTTCCGTGCGATGGCGGTCGCCCGGGCGTTCTACATCGGGTTGGTCATCGCTGCCATCGTCGTGGGGGTGCCCGCGGGGATCGCGATGACGAAGTGGCTGCACCTCGAGGTCGACCCGTCGGGCATCGTCACCCAGGCGCTGCCGTTGTGGGCGTCACTCTCGCTCACGGTGGTGTCGGCCGGCGCGAACTGCTTCGTGCAGCAGGCCAGTGCGCGGGTGATCCCCGTCGCGGTGGTGTTCTCCGTCGCCGCTGGAGCCTCGCTGTGGGGCCTGCGGCAGCTCGGCCTGCCGCTGCTCGGCGCGACGTTCCTGGCCGCGGTCCTGCTCGGCGTGCTGTCCACCTACGCAGCCGCGCGGATGCGGACCGCGGTCGCGGCGATCGCGGTGCCGGCGTTCTGCGGAGCGCTGCTGCCCGGTGTCGCCGTGTCGAACGCACTGCTGAACTTCATGTCGGGCTCGTCGAGTGCGGCCCTCGACTTCGTGGCCGCGGTCTCCGTGGCGCTCGGGATCGGCGCCGGACTCGTGCTCGGCGGCCTGTTCGCGACACCGGGCGCGCGCCGGGCGCTCCGGCGGACCCGTCGGGTCGTCGTGCACTCGGTCCACAACGACACCACAGCGCTCCGGGTCATCCGCGACACCGGGTACGACCCCGGCGACGGTTCGGTGCCACGCGGGTCGCGGTCGGCGCCGAACGGACGCTGA
- a CDS encoding SDR family oxidoreductase encodes MTDQQNDQAGLDQAALDQYSMQDPTKMYADKKPDEQYLEGAGTDAEMAENVPADHGEDTYRGSGRLTGRKALVTGGDSGIGAAVAIAYAREGADVAISYLPEEQEDADRIVALIEAAGRKAVALPGDITSLAVCEQIVADTVAQLGGIDILVNNAGKQQNVSSIEDISDDEFDETFKTNAYATFRITKAAVPHLQPGSTIINTTSIQAYAPSPHLVHYAATKATVNNLAKGLAAQLAPKGIRVNAVAPGPIWTPLQPAGGQPPEALPSAGEQTYLGRWGQPAELAPAYVFLASGESSYVVGETLHVDGGMPTP; translated from the coding sequence ATGACGGACCAGCAGAATGACCAGGCAGGGCTCGACCAGGCAGCGCTCGACCAGTACTCCATGCAGGACCCGACGAAGATGTACGCCGACAAGAAGCCCGACGAGCAGTACCTCGAGGGCGCCGGCACCGACGCCGAGATGGCGGAGAACGTCCCCGCCGACCACGGCGAGGACACCTACCGCGGCTCCGGACGGCTGACGGGCCGCAAGGCCCTCGTCACCGGTGGCGACTCCGGCATCGGCGCAGCGGTCGCCATCGCCTACGCACGCGAGGGCGCCGACGTCGCGATCTCGTACCTGCCCGAGGAGCAGGAGGACGCCGACCGCATCGTCGCGCTCATCGAGGCAGCCGGCCGCAAGGCCGTCGCGCTGCCCGGCGACATCACCTCGCTCGCGGTCTGCGAGCAGATCGTCGCCGACACCGTCGCACAGCTCGGCGGGATCGACATCCTGGTGAACAACGCGGGCAAGCAGCAGAACGTCTCCTCGATCGAGGACATCTCGGACGACGAGTTCGACGAGACCTTCAAGACGAACGCCTACGCGACCTTCCGGATCACGAAGGCCGCCGTGCCGCACCTGCAGCCGGGCTCCACGATCATCAACACGACGTCGATCCAGGCCTACGCACCGTCGCCGCACCTCGTGCACTACGCGGCCACGAAGGCCACCGTGAACAACCTGGCGAAGGGCCTGGCGGCGCAGCTCGCACCGAAGGGCATCCGCGTCAACGCCGTCGCACCGGGGCCGATCTGGACGCCGCTGCAGCCGGCCGGCGGGCAGCCGCCCGAGGCGCTGCCGTCCGCGGGCGAGCAGACCTACCTGGGCCGCTGGGGGCAGCCGGCCGAGCTCGCGCCGGCGTACGTGTTCCTGGCGAGCGGTGAGTCGTCCTACGTGGTCGGCGAGACGCTCCACGTCGACGGTGGGATGCCGACGCCGTAG
- a CDS encoding TetR/AcrR family transcriptional regulator: MLEHTSADTQAAAAAAATLHLRITIVGATVDLLRDVPFHEARAVHVAERMGIPVEELQQHFPSWDGLVLAAVDRWNGGRMDEVTREVGDGSTVELLRAIVASNAEDPALMRLLVALLSVAGNPEHPMATYLRSRYQLFYAQVKRGLEHDIAVGRAPHTMEPRRGAEQLIALYEGLQLQALLRSDLDLVPAFDRAVARLERGWMERYEPQAARRHATWSDGDDGSWDI, from the coding sequence ATGCTCGAACACACCAGCGCCGACACGCAGGCCGCAGCGGCCGCGGCGGCGACCCTGCACCTCCGGATCACGATCGTGGGGGCCACCGTCGACCTGCTCCGTGACGTCCCCTTCCACGAAGCACGCGCCGTGCACGTGGCCGAGCGGATGGGCATCCCCGTCGAGGAGCTCCAGCAGCACTTCCCGTCCTGGGACGGCCTGGTGCTCGCAGCCGTCGACCGCTGGAACGGCGGTCGGATGGACGAGGTCACCCGCGAGGTCGGCGACGGGTCGACCGTCGAGCTCCTGCGCGCGATCGTCGCGTCGAACGCCGAGGACCCCGCGCTCATGCGCCTGCTCGTCGCCCTGCTGTCCGTCGCGGGCAACCCCGAGCACCCGATGGCGACCTACCTGCGGTCGCGTTACCAGCTCTTCTACGCCCAGGTGAAGCGCGGCCTCGAACACGACATCGCCGTCGGCCGCGCCCCGCACACCATGGAACCCCGTCGCGGCGCGGAGCAGCTCATCGCGCTGTACGAGGGGCTGCAGCTGCAGGCCCTGCTCCGATCGGACCTCGACCTGGTTCCGGCGTTCGACCGTGCGGTGGCCCGACTCGAGCGCGGCTGGATGGAGCGCTACGAGCCGCAGGCCGCCCGTCGGCACGCGACGTGGAGCGACGGCGACGACGGCAGCTGGGACATCTAG
- a CDS encoding NAD(P)-dependent alcohol dehydrogenase — protein sequence MRAVVFEQYQTFPSLTEVPKPTPGPGEVLLKVAGAGACHSDVAVYREFQEGQPGAQSPSFVLGHENSGWVESVGDGVTGFTEGDAYLVYGPVGCGHCSYCSKGQDTYCENAATNPSMGIGLGRDGGMAEYVSVPARNLVPLGDADPIAAAPLSDAALTPYHAIKNALPNLAGGGKYALVVGLGGLGQIAVQILTALTGATVIATDMKQDAMDRAAARGAITVPGGPDQAAAIREITGGRGVDAAFDFVGATPTIKVAQASMAVGGRFTVVGIAGGTTEWNFFATPYESTITNTYWGTIEDLHEVVAMYRAGQIVPDVERYALSDALEAYRKLEAGELAGRAVVVPTL from the coding sequence ATGCGCGCCGTCGTGTTCGAGCAGTACCAGACCTTCCCGTCCCTGACAGAGGTCCCGAAGCCCACCCCGGGTCCGGGGGAGGTGCTCCTCAAGGTCGCAGGTGCCGGCGCGTGCCACTCGGACGTCGCGGTGTACCGCGAGTTCCAGGAGGGCCAGCCGGGCGCACAGTCCCCGTCGTTCGTGCTCGGGCACGAGAACTCCGGCTGGGTCGAGTCCGTCGGCGACGGCGTGACCGGGTTCACCGAGGGCGACGCCTACCTGGTCTACGGGCCGGTCGGCTGCGGGCACTGCTCGTACTGCTCCAAGGGGCAGGACACCTACTGCGAGAACGCCGCGACGAACCCCTCCATGGGCATCGGTCTCGGGCGGGACGGCGGCATGGCGGAGTACGTCAGCGTCCCCGCTCGCAACCTCGTGCCGCTCGGCGATGCCGATCCGATCGCTGCCGCACCGCTCAGCGACGCCGCACTCACGCCGTACCACGCGATCAAGAACGCGCTGCCGAACCTGGCAGGCGGGGGCAAGTACGCGCTGGTCGTCGGGCTGGGCGGCCTCGGGCAGATCGCCGTGCAGATCCTCACCGCGCTCACCGGCGCCACGGTCATCGCGACCGACATGAAGCAGGACGCCATGGACCGCGCTGCCGCCCGCGGAGCGATCACGGTGCCCGGCGGGCCGGACCAGGCCGCCGCGATCCGCGAGATCACGGGCGGCCGCGGGGTCGATGCCGCGTTCGACTTCGTCGGAGCGACGCCCACCATCAAGGTCGCGCAGGCGTCCATGGCCGTCGGTGGCCGGTTCACCGTCGTCGGGATCGCCGGCGGTACCACCGAGTGGAACTTCTTCGCGACGCCGTACGAGTCGACGATCACGAACACCTACTGGGGCACCATCGAAGACCTGCACGAGGTCGTCGCCATGTACCGCGCCGGGCAGATCGTCCCCGACGTCGAGCGCTACGCGCTGTCGGACGCGCTCGAGGCCTACCGGAAGCTCGAGGCCGGCGAGCTGGCGGGTCGAGCGGTCGTCGTCCCGACGCTCTGA
- a CDS encoding metalloregulator ArsR/SmtB family transcription factor encodes MDPDHTDVVLSALADPIRRRIVERLGKGEATVSELSEPFDVSAPAISRHLGVLERAGLITRERHGTWRTCRLRPEAVDELGAWLGRLRPDWDRRFDRLEALLAAQRTPAPVGSPSTAPPASSTSSAFTVDPQEQS; translated from the coding sequence ATGGATCCCGACCACACCGACGTCGTCCTGTCGGCGCTCGCCGACCCGATCCGACGGCGCATCGTCGAACGGCTCGGCAAGGGTGAGGCGACCGTCTCCGAGCTGTCGGAGCCGTTCGACGTCAGCGCTCCGGCGATCTCGCGGCACCTCGGCGTGCTCGAACGCGCCGGCCTCATCACGCGCGAGCGGCACGGCACGTGGCGCACGTGCCGTCTCCGGCCCGAGGCCGTCGACGAGCTCGGCGCCTGGCTGGGCCGGTTGCGTCCCGACTGGGACCGCCGGTTCGACCGCCTGGAGGCCCTGCTCGCCGCCCAGCGCACGCCCGCCCCGGTGGGCAGCCCGTCCACCGCCCCACCCGCCAGTTCCACCAGTTCCGCCTTCACCGTCGATCCGCAGGAGCAGTCATGA
- a CDS encoding helix-turn-helix transcriptional regulator, translating into MRNVPVSEFDHQPFDVLPIGTDYPPDHLLARHEHRRAQLLYGASGVMLVETDDGSWTVPTDRAVLIPPGVPHEVRMLDVSTWSLYVEPDAVPWWPTRCTVVEVGPLLREVLRAANALDVPYDDGGRDGTLVRLALHELQRVAPIPLSVSLPPRGVLRDLCRAYLAEPDVHVTNADWARAAAVSERTLDRHFRAATGVGPANWRVRARLLSSLPALRRGTVTEVAGRLGYATPAAFTAAFSKAFGAPPSRFR; encoded by the coding sequence GTGCGCAACGTCCCGGTCTCCGAGTTCGACCACCAGCCGTTCGACGTCCTGCCGATCGGCACCGACTACCCGCCGGATCACCTGCTCGCCCGGCACGAGCACCGACGGGCGCAGCTGCTCTACGGAGCGAGCGGCGTCATGCTCGTCGAGACCGACGACGGCTCGTGGACCGTGCCGACCGACCGGGCCGTGCTCATCCCGCCCGGGGTGCCCCACGAGGTCCGGATGCTCGACGTCAGCACCTGGAGCCTGTACGTCGAGCCGGACGCCGTGCCCTGGTGGCCGACACGGTGCACCGTCGTCGAGGTCGGGCCCCTGCTGCGCGAGGTGCTGCGCGCAGCCAACGCGCTCGACGTGCCGTACGACGACGGCGGCCGGGACGGCACCCTCGTCCGGCTCGCCCTGCACGAGCTGCAGCGCGTCGCACCGATCCCGCTGAGCGTCTCGCTGCCGCCACGGGGTGTCCTGCGCGACCTGTGTCGGGCGTACCTGGCCGAGCCCGACGTCCACGTGACGAACGCCGACTGGGCGCGTGCGGCGGCCGTCTCGGAACGCACCCTCGACCGCCACTTCCGTGCGGCCACGGGGGTGGGGCCCGCGAACTGGCGGGTGCGTGCGCGACTGTTGTCGAGCCTCCCGGCCCTGCGACGCGGCACCGTGACGGAGGTGGCGGGCCGACTCGGCTACGCCACCCCTGCGGCGTTCACCGCCGCCTTCTCGAAGGCGTTCGGGGCCCCGCCGTCTCGATTTCGGTGA
- a CDS encoding OsmC family protein, which yields MPTRTARTAWNGGLNDGSGQVELSSSKVGTYDVSFPKRAADEAGGSTSPEELIAAAHSACYAMQFSAVLGEAGGTVEALDVKADVSLGPDSAGGFKLTGIALTVHGEVTGIDEATFLKAAEDAKATCPVSKALTGVDITLDATFEQ from the coding sequence ATGCCCACGCGCACCGCACGCACCGCCTGGAACGGCGGCCTCAACGACGGTTCCGGCCAGGTCGAACTCTCCAGCTCGAAGGTCGGCACCTACGACGTCTCGTTCCCGAAGCGCGCCGCTGACGAGGCCGGTGGCAGCACCAGCCCCGAGGAGCTCATCGCCGCCGCACACTCGGCCTGCTACGCCATGCAGTTCTCCGCCGTCCTCGGCGAGGCCGGCGGAACGGTCGAGGCCCTCGACGTCAAGGCCGACGTCTCGCTCGGCCCGGACTCCGCCGGCGGCTTCAAGCTCACCGGCATCGCCCTGACCGTGCACGGTGAGGTCACCGGCATCGACGAGGCGACCTTCCTCAAGGCCGCCGAGGACGCCAAGGCGACCTGCCCGGTCAGCAAGGCACTCACCGGCGTCGACATCACGCTCGACGCGACGTTCGAGCAGTAG
- a CDS encoding sulfite exporter TauE/SafE family protein, with the protein MSFIVLVVIGVLVGVTTVLFGFGGGFVTVPIITVADAALGGDAVRVATATSALVMLVNAAVAPVSARRGALAPLRGRSSLFVLLGVGGAVGVLAARGAPDALLRWGFVVYLGVTVADLLLRPGFLRSSATDRAVATPGGGRDHGPTRTGVPTATGLPIGAVAAFLGVGGSVMTVPMLRRSGATMTAATTLANPLTLAITLPAAAVTMLLPAVVPHAAGLVGAVDVRAAAALLVGAMPVIVLLRRRPPHLPEVVHAWGYVALLVAAGIVVALG; encoded by the coding sequence ATGTCGTTCATCGTGCTCGTGGTCATCGGGGTCCTGGTCGGGGTCACCACCGTCCTGTTCGGGTTCGGCGGTGGGTTCGTCACCGTGCCGATCATCACCGTCGCCGATGCAGCCCTCGGTGGCGACGCCGTCCGGGTGGCCACGGCGACCTCGGCCCTCGTGATGCTCGTGAACGCCGCCGTGGCCCCCGTCTCGGCCCGGCGCGGCGCACTCGCACCGCTCCGGGGTCGTTCGTCGCTGTTCGTCCTGCTCGGGGTCGGCGGCGCGGTCGGGGTGCTCGCCGCACGAGGGGCCCCGGACGCGCTCCTGCGCTGGGGCTTCGTCGTCTACCTCGGGGTCACGGTCGCCGACCTGCTCCTGCGCCCGGGCTTCCTGCGCAGCTCGGCGACGGATCGCGCAGTCGCGACCCCCGGCGGTGGACGCGACCACGGACCGACCCGCACCGGCGTACCGACCGCCACGGGCCTCCCGATCGGTGCGGTCGCGGCGTTCCTCGGCGTCGGAGGCAGCGTGATGACCGTCCCGATGCTGCGCCGGTCCGGTGCCACCATGACGGCGGCGACCACGCTGGCGAACCCCCTCACGCTGGCGATCACGCTGCCCGCAGCTGCGGTGACCATGCTGCTGCCGGCGGTCGTCCCGCACGCCGCCGGACTCGTCGGCGCCGTCGACGTCCGGGCAGCCGCGGCCCTGCTGGTCGGCGCGATGCCGGTCATCGTGCTGCTCCGACGTCGCCCGCCGCACCTGCCCGAGGTCGTGCACGCCTGGGGGTACGTCGCACTGCTCGTCGCAGCGGGGATCGTCGTGGCCCTGGGCTGA